A single Streptomyces sp. 2114.4 DNA region contains:
- a CDS encoding acyl-CoA dehydrogenase family protein → MTDQLLFNPRTYDPAHFDPETRRLLRATVAWFEDRGKRKLIEDYRSRAWLAEFLEFSAKEGLFATFLTPASAADGQPDKRWDTARIAALNEIFGFYGLDYWYAWQVTILGLGPVWQSDNATVRARAAELLAQGEVFAFGLSEKAHGADIYSTDMLLEPDGDGGFRASGSKYYIGNGNAAGLVSVFGRRTDIEGPDGYVFFAADSRHPAYHLVKNVVDSSKYVSEFRLDDYPVGADDILHTGRAAFDAALNTVNVGKFNLCTGAIGICEHAMYEAVTHARNRILYGRPVTAFPHVRRELTDAYVRLVGMKLFSDRAVDYFRSAGPDDRRYLLFNPMTKMKVTTEGEKVIDLMWDVIAAKGFEKDTYFSQAATEIRGLPKLEGTVHVNLALILKFMGNHLLNPAEYEAVPTRLDAADDAFLFRQGPARGLGSVRFHDWRAAFDAYAEVPNVARFREQANALCEFVTTAAPDEDQSRDLDLLLAVGQLFALVVHGQLILEQARLTGLDADVLDELFAVLVRDFSAHAVELHGKDSATAAQQEWALGAVRRPVVDEARSTRVWERVEALAGAYEMAP, encoded by the coding sequence ATGACCGACCAGCTGCTGTTCAACCCCCGCACCTACGACCCGGCGCACTTCGACCCCGAGACCCGCAGGCTGCTGCGTGCCACCGTCGCCTGGTTCGAGGACCGCGGCAAGCGCAAGCTGATCGAGGACTACCGATCCCGCGCCTGGCTGGCGGAGTTCCTTGAGTTCTCCGCCAAGGAAGGGCTGTTCGCGACCTTCCTCACCCCGGCCTCCGCCGCCGACGGGCAGCCCGACAAGCGCTGGGACACCGCCCGGATCGCCGCCCTCAACGAGATCTTCGGCTTCTACGGGCTCGACTACTGGTACGCCTGGCAGGTCACCATCCTCGGGCTCGGCCCGGTCTGGCAGAGCGACAACGCCACCGTGCGGGCCCGCGCGGCCGAACTCCTCGCCCAGGGTGAGGTGTTCGCCTTCGGCCTGTCCGAGAAGGCCCACGGCGCCGACATCTACTCCACCGACATGCTGCTGGAGCCCGACGGTGACGGCGGCTTCCGCGCCAGCGGCTCCAAGTACTACATCGGCAACGGCAACGCCGCCGGACTCGTCTCCGTCTTCGGCCGCCGCACCGACATCGAGGGCCCGGACGGCTATGTCTTCTTCGCCGCCGACAGCCGCCACCCCGCGTACCACCTGGTGAAGAACGTCGTCGACTCCTCCAAGTACGTCAGCGAGTTCCGCCTCGACGACTACCCGGTCGGCGCGGACGACATCCTGCACACCGGCCGGGCCGCCTTCGACGCCGCCCTCAACACCGTCAACGTCGGCAAGTTCAACCTCTGCACCGGTGCGATCGGCATCTGCGAGCACGCGATGTACGAGGCGGTCACCCATGCACGAAACCGCATCCTCTACGGCCGTCCCGTCACCGCCTTCCCGCACGTGCGCCGCGAGCTGACCGACGCCTACGTCCGCCTCGTCGGAATGAAGCTGTTCAGCGACCGCGCCGTCGACTACTTCCGCTCCGCCGGACCCGACGACCGCCGCTACCTCCTCTTCAACCCGATGACGAAGATGAAGGTGACCACCGAGGGCGAGAAGGTCATCGACCTGATGTGGGACGTCATCGCGGCCAAGGGCTTCGAGAAGGACACCTACTTCTCCCAGGCCGCCACCGAGATCCGCGGCCTGCCGAAGCTGGAGGGCACGGTCCACGTCAACCTTGCCCTGATCCTCAAGTTCATGGGCAACCACCTGCTGAACCCGGCCGAGTACGAGGCGGTGCCGACCCGCCTCGACGCGGCCGACGACGCGTTCCTCTTCCGGCAGGGACCGGCCCGCGGCCTGGGATCGGTCCGCTTCCACGACTGGCGCGCCGCCTTCGACGCCTACGCCGAGGTGCCCAACGTCGCCCGCTTCCGGGAGCAGGCAAACGCCCTGTGCGAGTTCGTCACCACCGCCGCCCCCGACGAGGACCAGAGCCGTGACCTCGACCTCCTGCTCGCCGTCGGCCAGCTGTTCGCGCTGGTCGTGCACGGCCAGCTGATCCTGGAGCAGGCGCGCCTGACCGGCCTCGACGCCGATGTCCTCGACGAGCTGTTCGCCGTCCTCGTCCGCGACTTCTCCGCGCACGCCGTCGAACTGCACGGCAAGGATTCGGCCACCGCGGCGCAGCAGGAGTGGGCGCTCGGCGCGGTGCGGCGTCCGGTCGTCGACGAGGCCCGCTCGACGCGCGTCTGGGAGCGTGTCGAGGCACTGGCCGGGGCGTACGAGATGGCGCCGTAA